The nucleotide window GCCCTGAAGGGTACGATTACATCATTAAAAAAATTAAAGAAGCAAACGCCAAATAGCCCGGAGCAACCCATGTCAGAAAATTTTACCTTCGCCCTGACTCAGGAAGAAAAAGACTATCTAAAAAGCCTGGTCCACAAAAGTATCATGTGCCGACTTAACAAGCAGGAAGAATCCGTCCCGGAACCTGTAACCGAGCATCTACGCGAGAACTATGGGGCCTTCGTGACCCTGAACAAGGGCGGACATCTGCGCGGTTGTATTGGAAACGTACAGGGAACCGGACCGCTCTACAAAACCATCTGGAAGATGGCCCGCGCCGCCGCATTCGAAGATCCCCGTTTTCCGCCTGTAAGTATGGAAGAATTCGAGGAGATCGAAATCGAAATATCCATCCTCAGCCCCATCAGCCTTTGTCCCGATACAGATAAGATCAAAATCGGGCGGCACGGCCTGATCATGCAGCGCGGACAGCAAACCGGACTTCTTTTGCCGCAAGTCGCAGTGGACTGGAAATGGGATCGCGAGCAGTTTCTGGCCCAGACCTGCCAGAAAGCAGGCATGG belongs to Marinifilum sp. JC120 and includes:
- the amrA gene encoding AmmeMemoRadiSam system protein A yields the protein MSENFTFALTQEEKDYLKSLVHKSIMCRLNKQEESVPEPVTEHLRENYGAFVTLNKGGHLRGCIGNVQGTGPLYKTIWKMARAAAFEDPRFPPVSMEEFEEIEIEISILSPISLCPDTDKIKIGRHGLIMQRGQQTGLLLPQVAVDWKWDREQFLAQTCQKAGMEPDAWQDPATNIFWFEAEVF